AATCGTACCGCACGCAAGGCTGGAGCACGACAGCCTCGTTGGTGATCATCGCTCGTAAAATCGCCCGGGCCGCTTGGTCGATTCATCATTACCGTACAACATTTCATCCAGAGCGGATCACACAAGGCTTGACATGAACCATAGAATCTCAGGGCAGGCGCGCGAAGGATCTGGCTGAGCCATGGCCTGGTTGGGCTAAGCTCAGATCCTACGTTGCTCTCAGGATGACAAGCAGAGGCACGAAGACTTCTAGAGCTTGTCCGGAGAGTAACGTCGAAGGTCTCGACCCATAATTTCCATATGATTCATCTTACTTCACCAAACGTTTACGGATTGACTGCAATTCTTTCTGGCGCGCCTTGGTTATGGTCGGGTAACTCATGTTGAGACTCTTCAATGTTTCGACGATCACATTCGAAATGATGAGCCTGGCGTTCTTTTTGTCATCGGCAGGCACGATATACCAGGGAGCGGTCTCTGTGCTTGTGGCACTCAAACAGGCGGCATAGGCCTGCATATACTCTTTCCAGTACTTTCGTTCCTTGATATCGGCCAGGCTGAATTTCCAGTTCTTTTCGGGTTCATCAATCCGTTGAAGGAACCGCTTTCGCTGCTCCTCCTCTGAAAGATGAAGAAAAAATTTTATGATTCGCGTGCCATTGCGGTAGAGATGGCTCTCCAAATCGATGATGGAGCGATACCGGTCTTGCCAAAGATTTTTTTCGTCAAGCAATTCGTTTGGCAGCCCCTGGCTCAACAGAATCTCCGGATGCACTCGCACGATGAGAACCTCCTCGTAATAGGAACGATTGAAGATACCGATGCGTCCGCGTTCAGGCAGAGATTGCGTGGTGCGCCACAGAAAATCATGGTCCAACTCCTCAGCGCTGGGATGTTTGAAGCTGAACACCTGGCACCCTTGTGGATTCACTCCTGACATGACATGCCGGATGGCCCCGTCCTTACCTGCGGCATCCATGGCCTGAAATATAAGCAACAACGCATAACGGTTCGACGCATAGAGGAGTCGTTGCAGGTCGCTGAGCTCTTCAATATGTTTTTTGAGAACCTGCTTGTACTGTTTTTTCGAGTTATAGATATCCTTTACCCTGGTTGGTCTTTTGCTGAGATCGACCGTTGTGCCTTCAGCTATGCGGAATCCTTTGGTTTGAATGTTCATGCTTGTTCGTCCTTCATAGTGAGATGTGTGGGGCATTTGCATGGCCTTCCCTGGCGGCTGGTTTGTCGGCCAGGGCCTCAAAGCCGGAGATGACGTCAAAGAGTTCCTCGTCGATACCACGTTGGCGCAACTGGTGGAAGTGCCGATTGAGGTCCTCCAGAAGCTCGTCGATGTTTTTCTCGGCGCGTTGCATGGCGGTCAATCGTCAATGATTTTGATTCCTGCCTCGAAGACCTCGGTTGTGGTGGAGCGCCGGGCTAGCGACGGCGGGGTTCGATGGACAGGGTGGTATTGGATATCTGATGGTGCCGGTTCGCCGTCGATGGCCTTTCCAAACACATCGAACATCCGGGAGAGAATGCCCTTGCCGACCGGTGCCATGAGCGTCCCCCCGGTTTCTTCCACTGCCATGCCACGCGCGAGGCCTTGTGTGGGTGTCAGCGCAATTCCGCGCCCGCAATGTGTGTCGATGTGAGACAACACCTCAATGGCGATTCTTCCTTCCTGTCCTGTGCGCAACAACGAATAGGGGGCGGTAGATGTTCTTTGACCCGGATATCCACCACACTGCCACGCACTGAGACGACTGTGCCGGGATTGGGGGGATGGGTCTTCATGTTCACCTCATGCCTCTTTGGATACCCGTAGCCCCGAGTCAGGGCGGTGGATGAGCCGTCGTGTGTCCGTAATCAACCCGGATTTCCTCTCTCTTGCAGAGGATGCCGGGCTGTGACATCCGGTCTTTCATTCAACCTCCGCTCGCATTCATGAGTCAACGGCAATCGCTGATATCCAAGTGAAAAAATCCGGCCATCCATCAAATTCGCAGACAATGTTCAATCATCCTGTTTCAGATTTCACCAAGTCGAATAGGGTCACCCCGATCATCCATTCCTGTTTGTCATGTCACCATCCTATGGTTTTTCTGCCCTTCGCCGGCGTTTATGAGGGCTTTTCGGGTCATGACCGGTCCGATAAATTCGAAGATGATCGTGGAGCCAATGGCAATCGGAAGAATCACTTCCTTGAGGTCGGGCAGGTGTTGACTGGCTAATAACGCCATGCCCAACGCGACTCCGGCTTGCGGCCAGAGCGCCATGCCCATCCATTGTCGGATGAGAGGGGATGCTCCGCTGACGAGTCCTCCCCCCCAGGATCCCATCACCCGGCCTATGAGTCGCAGGATGATGTAGGCAACGCCTAGCAGGCTTGTTGCTTGTAAGGCATGCAGGTCCAATGAGGCCCCGGCCAGGATAAAAAAGAGGATCATGAACGGCCACTCAATTCCTTCAATGGCGGTAAAGGGCCGTCGGTGGTGAACGGCTAAATTGGCGACGGTGGCTCCTAAGACCATACCCGCTAGAATAAAAGAGACATGCAAGAAAACGGCAAGGCCTCCACACAGCAGGACCAGTCCTAACGCCTCAGCTTGAGTGGGCTCCCCTTGCTTGATGCGTCCGGTTAAATAGGCCATGGGAATCCCCAGCACCAGTCCCAGCAGCATGGCCCCGGCGATTTCCCATACTCCCAGCAGGAGCATGTCCCACACGGTTCCCTGTCCGGAAAACGTTTGGGCCATAGCCAGGAGAACGCTAAAGATCAGGAGGCCCCAGACGTCATCAATGGCCACGACACTTTCCAATGTCTTGGCAAATTCCCCTTTCGCCCGAATCTCCCGGATAACATCTATGGTGGCGGCAGGATCGGTCGCCAGGGCAATGCCCGCCAGGATGAGTGCAATTTCTATCTGGACGCCGAGGGCCAGAAGTCCAATAAAGACGGTTGTGGCGGTTGCCAGGACTGCTCCAATCGAGACCCACAAAACGACGGTACCCCGTTTTTGTAGAGACGAACCGGTCATATGATGTCCAAGAAGGAACCCCACCATGGATAAGGCGATGTTTGTCACGACAGAAAACCAGTCTTCCCGGAAGTCCGGTAAGAGATCGAGTCCGGATGGACCGATGGCAAACCCGGCAAGCAGTAACAAGGTGACTCTTGGGATAAACGTTCGGCGTCCCAACAGATCGGTGAGCAGCCCTAACAGAAATATGGCGCCAAGTGTAACCAGTATTTGGGGGATAACGTCCATCAGTTTTTCTCAAGAAACGGGGTGTCGGCATTGATAAGGAACCGAGCTAACGAAAAACCTGTTACCTCCAATCCAAGAGTGATCCGTTCCTGTCTGAATAACCGGTGGCATCACCTTGATGTCTTGGGTAAGAAATTCGAATGGTTCCGACCACGAGATGTGATGAGTGACGAGGTTAAGACCACTCCGCTGAGAGCGACAGACCCTGCCAGGCATGAGTGTGGATAAGGGGTAAGCACTGCTCTCGAAAATGTTAAAGGGGAAAGAGGTGATGGAGGGGCTCGTCATGAGGAACGTTGCTAGATTTCCATAAGGCATCAATGACGAAAGGTAGAGGAGACAGGGGGAACGGTTAGAGTTGGAACCGCCGTTCCGGGCAACAGGAAGCCCTTGGTGTAT
Above is a window of Candidatus Nitrospira neomarina DNA encoding:
- a CDS encoding cation:proton antiporter — protein: MDVIPQILVTLGAIFLLGLLTDLLGRRTFIPRVTLLLLAGFAIGPSGLDLLPDFREDWFSVVTNIALSMVGFLLGHHMTGSSLQKRGTVVLWVSIGAVLATATTVFIGLLALGVQIEIALILAGIALATDPAATIDVIREIRAKGEFAKTLESVVAIDDVWGLLIFSVLLAMAQTFSGQGTVWDMLLLGVWEIAGAMLLGLVLGIPMAYLTGRIKQGEPTQAEALGLVLLCGGLAVFLHVSFILAGMVLGATVANLAVHHRRPFTAIEGIEWPFMILFFILAGASLDLHALQATSLLGVAYIILRLIGRVMGSWGGGLVSGASPLIRQWMGMALWPQAGVALGMALLASQHLPDLKEVILPIAIGSTIIFEFIGPVMTRKALINAGEGQKNHRMVT
- a CDS encoding ADP-polyphosphate phosphotransferase, with the protein product MNIQTKGFRIAEGTTVDLSKRPTRVKDIYNSKKQYKQVLKKHIEELSDLQRLLYASNRYALLLIFQAMDAAGKDGAIRHVMSGVNPQGCQVFSFKHPSAEELDHDFLWRTTQSLPERGRIGIFNRSYYEEVLIVRVHPEILLSQGLPNELLDEKNLWQDRYRSIIDLESHLYRNGTRIIKFFLHLSEEEQRKRFLQRIDEPEKNWKFSLADIKERKYWKEYMQAYAACLSATSTETAPWYIVPADDKKNARLIISNVIVETLKSLNMSYPTITKARQKELQSIRKRLVK